A genomic region of Prosthecobacter algae contains the following coding sequences:
- a CDS encoding N,N-dimethylformamidase beta subunit family domain-containing protein, which translates to MKRRRCLSLLVAAPALASATEPAPLFIEGYADHLSVAQGEEMALHVNTSGAKFDVEIARLGAERVVVWKKAGVLGVNHPVPEDASSQGCRWPESLRVPVAKDWKSGYYEVTFRTADAGGKWTHRSRRTAEGSAFFIVRAAQPGSRSKILIQLATNTYNAYNNWGGFSVYAYNSLSNNQGHRVSFERPPASQFSRWELPFVKWAEANGYELEYAANSDLEFHPEMLASYKLVLSVGHDEYWSTPMRDHLESWIGKGGNVAFFSGNTCCWQVRSEDEGRAFTCWKQNYHLDPIFQTREFQTLSTLWSHHLLQRPENALTGVGFLWGGYRRSHGQFMEDHAAYQVHRPDHWALAGTGLKTGALFGDKDTVVGYECDGCELEWKDGLPFPTGRDGTPKSFEVLATCPVRWHPDDAEWYERWEKGRTGAACMGLYTRGGTVFTAGTTDWAHGLQGGDAAVQKITRNLLDRLSA; encoded by the coding sequence ATGAAAAGACGCCGTTGTTTGTCCCTGCTGGTCGCTGCACCCGCCCTTGCCTCCGCCACAGAGCCAGCTCCCCTTTTCATCGAAGGTTACGCAGATCACCTGAGTGTCGCCCAGGGCGAGGAGATGGCCCTGCATGTCAACACCAGCGGGGCAAAATTTGATGTGGAAATCGCCCGACTGGGTGCCGAACGGGTGGTTGTTTGGAAAAAGGCCGGAGTGCTGGGTGTGAACCACCCGGTGCCGGAGGATGCCTCCTCCCAGGGCTGCCGCTGGCCTGAAAGCCTGCGAGTTCCCGTCGCGAAGGATTGGAAATCAGGTTATTACGAAGTCACCTTTCGCACGGCTGATGCTGGGGGTAAATGGACGCATCGCAGCCGACGAACAGCGGAAGGCAGCGCTTTTTTCATTGTTCGCGCAGCGCAGCCAGGCAGCCGCTCCAAGATCCTTATCCAACTGGCCACCAACACCTACAATGCGTATAACAACTGGGGCGGCTTCAGCGTGTATGCGTATAACAGTTTGTCCAACAACCAGGGGCACCGCGTCAGTTTTGAACGACCCCCGGCCTCCCAGTTCTCCCGCTGGGAACTGCCGTTTGTAAAATGGGCCGAGGCAAATGGTTACGAACTGGAATACGCGGCCAATTCCGATCTCGAATTCCATCCCGAAATGCTGGCCAGTTACAAGCTGGTGCTCAGCGTGGGGCATGATGAATATTGGTCCACCCCGATGCGGGACCATTTGGAAAGCTGGATCGGCAAGGGCGGAAACGTGGCCTTCTTCAGCGGCAATACCTGCTGCTGGCAGGTGCGCAGTGAGGATGAGGGGCGTGCCTTCACCTGCTGGAAGCAAAACTACCATCTCGATCCCATTTTCCAGACACGGGAGTTTCAGACGCTGAGCACGCTGTGGAGCCATCACCTGCTGCAACGACCGGAAAATGCCCTCACAGGAGTAGGGTTCCTCTGGGGTGGATATCGGCGCAGCCACGGCCAGTTCATGGAGGATCACGCTGCCTATCAGGTCCATCGCCCAGATCATTGGGCGCTGGCGGGAACGGGTCTGAAAACCGGAGCTCTGTTTGGCGACAAGGACACGGTGGTGGGTTATGAGTGCGATGGCTGTGAGCTGGAGTGGAAGGACGGGCTGCCATTTCCCACAGGCCGCGATGGCACGCCGAAATCTTTTGAGGTGCTGGCCACCTGCCCGGTGCGCTGGCATCCCGATGACGCGGAATGGTATGAACGCTGGGAAAAAGGCCGCACAGGGGCGGCCTGCATGGGCCTCTACACACGCGGGGGCACTGTTTTCACCGCAGGCACCACGGACTGGGCGCACGGTCTGCAAGGTGGCGATGCGGCTGTGCAAAAGATCACTCGCAATTTGTTAGACCGTTTGTCGGCATGA